A window from Myxocyprinus asiaticus isolate MX2 ecotype Aquarium Trade chromosome 37, UBuf_Myxa_2, whole genome shotgun sequence encodes these proteins:
- the LOC127428179 gene encoding PAK4-inhibitor INKA2-like isoform X1, with protein sequence MTSAEMDRPLSKSERRNMDTCLRRLRHELLSMKEAGDGLHAQMNCMMGALQELKLLQVQTALEQLEISGKPGTMAQPAVELPNPSANPDNQRIKPIRTSVKEEQHPSQHAHRSKLGTSPSSSSLDNESIPLARQISGYTALNVEYCSPKLGHLSVQHHNNQQYLSEPAQLVPPAQELDLPGILYSLSREGPSLDSYYTEDSMDDSSDWTSSLMSQRRNRQPLVLGDNVFADLVGNWLDLPDLEKDCQGLNRPDSPAHPLRLSRSQELCKRFSLTTNIFKKFLRSVRPDRDKLLKEKPGWMPPDHNPEAGLFKRPKKADSKSKDSFYLPFWAGGQLGKGRSCPQPTEEMGHFLGLNIDSSQKDHVDKVNTLFDYNAAVWV encoded by the coding sequence CTCTCTATGAAGGAGGCCGGTGATGGACTCCATGCTCAGATGAACTGTATGATGGGAGCACTACAAGAACTGAAACTCCTACAGGTTCAAACTGCACTTGAGCAACTAGAGATCTCAGGAAAGCCTGGCACTATGGCTCAACCAGCTGTAGAACTACCTAACCCCAGCGCCAACCCAGACAACCAGAGAATCAAGCCAATCAGGACCTCAGTTAAAGAAGAGCAGCACCCATCCCAGCATGCCCATCGCAGCAAGTTGGGGACATCGCCTTCATCCTCCAGCCTGGACAATGAGAGCATTCCTCTGGCCAGACAAATCTCAGGATACACAGCCCTAAATGTGGAGTACTGCAGCCCAAAGTTGGGCCACCTTTCTGTACAACACCACAACAACCAGCAGTATTTGTCTGAACCAGCGCAGTTGGTACCTCCAGCCCAGGAGTTGGACCTTCCTGGAATCCTATACAGCCTATCCCGGGAGGGACCGTCCCTTGACAGTTACTACACAGAGGACAGTATGGACGACTCCAGTGACTGGACATCCTCACTCATGAGTCAGAGGCGCAATCGTCAGCCTCTTGTTCTGGGAGACAATGTCTTTGCTGACCTAGTAGGAAACTGGCTGGACCTTCCCGATTTAGAAAAAGACTGTCAGGGCCTCAACAGACCAGACTCTCCAGCCCACCCGCTCAGGCTCAGTCGCTCCCAGGAGCtctgtaaaaggttctcactgaCCACCAACATCTTCAAGAAGTTTCTACGTAGTGTACGTCCCGATCGGGATAAACTGCTGAAGGAGAAGCCTGGATGGATGCCACCAGACCACAATCCTGAGGCTGGACTCTTCAAGAGACCCAAGAAGGCTGACAGCAAATCCAAGGATAGCTTTTACTTACCATTCTGGGCAGGAGGACAGCTGGGAAAGGGACGGTCATGTCCTCAGCCAACAGAGGAGATGGGTCACTTTCTAGGTCTAAACATTGACAGCAGTCAAAAAGATCATGTAGACAAAGTCAATACCTTATTTGACTATAATGCAGCTGTTTGGGTTTAG
- the LOC127428179 gene encoding PAK4-inhibitor INKA2-like isoform X2, translated as MRLSMKEAGDGLHAQMNCMMGALQELKLLQVQTALEQLEISGKPGTMAQPAVELPNPSANPDNQRIKPIRTSVKEEQHPSQHAHRSKLGTSPSSSSLDNESIPLARQISGYTALNVEYCSPKLGHLSVQHHNNQQYLSEPAQLVPPAQELDLPGILYSLSREGPSLDSYYTEDSMDDSSDWTSSLMSQRRNRQPLVLGDNVFADLVGNWLDLPDLEKDCQGLNRPDSPAHPLRLSRSQELCKRFSLTTNIFKKFLRSVRPDRDKLLKEKPGWMPPDHNPEAGLFKRPKKADSKSKDSFYLPFWAGGQLGKGRSCPQPTEEMGHFLGLNIDSSQKDHVDKVNTLFDYNAAVWV; from the coding sequence CTCTCTATGAAGGAGGCCGGTGATGGACTCCATGCTCAGATGAACTGTATGATGGGAGCACTACAAGAACTGAAACTCCTACAGGTTCAAACTGCACTTGAGCAACTAGAGATCTCAGGAAAGCCTGGCACTATGGCTCAACCAGCTGTAGAACTACCTAACCCCAGCGCCAACCCAGACAACCAGAGAATCAAGCCAATCAGGACCTCAGTTAAAGAAGAGCAGCACCCATCCCAGCATGCCCATCGCAGCAAGTTGGGGACATCGCCTTCATCCTCCAGCCTGGACAATGAGAGCATTCCTCTGGCCAGACAAATCTCAGGATACACAGCCCTAAATGTGGAGTACTGCAGCCCAAAGTTGGGCCACCTTTCTGTACAACACCACAACAACCAGCAGTATTTGTCTGAACCAGCGCAGTTGGTACCTCCAGCCCAGGAGTTGGACCTTCCTGGAATCCTATACAGCCTATCCCGGGAGGGACCGTCCCTTGACAGTTACTACACAGAGGACAGTATGGACGACTCCAGTGACTGGACATCCTCACTCATGAGTCAGAGGCGCAATCGTCAGCCTCTTGTTCTGGGAGACAATGTCTTTGCTGACCTAGTAGGAAACTGGCTGGACCTTCCCGATTTAGAAAAAGACTGTCAGGGCCTCAACAGACCAGACTCTCCAGCCCACCCGCTCAGGCTCAGTCGCTCCCAGGAGCtctgtaaaaggttctcactgaCCACCAACATCTTCAAGAAGTTTCTACGTAGTGTACGTCCCGATCGGGATAAACTGCTGAAGGAGAAGCCTGGATGGATGCCACCAGACCACAATCCTGAGGCTGGACTCTTCAAGAGACCCAAGAAGGCTGACAGCAAATCCAAGGATAGCTTTTACTTACCATTCTGGGCAGGAGGACAGCTGGGAAAGGGACGGTCATGTCCTCAGCCAACAGAGGAGATGGGTCACTTTCTAGGTCTAAACATTGACAGCAGTCAAAAAGATCATGTAGACAAAGTCAATACCTTATTTGACTATAATGCAGCTGTTTGGGTTTAG